From Echinicola soli, a single genomic window includes:
- a CDS encoding Gfo/Idh/MocA family protein translates to MKKPEKTESQNSRRNFIKNAALASSALIVPRHVLGGVGFTAPSDQLNIAAIGAGGKGASDIKNASVNGRERVVALCDVDFSGSASQSVKNFPNAKLYADFREMLEKEKDIDAVTISTPDHVHGPAAAFAMERGKHVYVQKPMTHNIREARLLTQMARDQKVVTQMGNQGGSNPLLNLVQQWIDSDKLGKISKVEIWTNRPVWPQGNAFPQPDPSKKPDDLAWDLWLGPSPKIPYTPNLHPFNWRGWWDYGTGALGDVGCHLVDIPFRTLGLHYPKAAECSVGAVYTNMWTPDYHPEGCPASSFISLKFDATKKSKSPIEMTWSDGGIRPAHPDIIPADHDIGGTDSANGVLIIGEKGIISTNINDSSPLMPKLYLNDGTTEFGPQTEDFPEPEYGHQRKWVDACKAGFASKEHKELTSSFDYAGPMTETVLMGNLAIRSYMLRRENSNGGMEFYGRKKLLWDGDKMLITNLEEANQFVGRTYRDGWKV, encoded by the coding sequence ATGAAAAAACCTGAGAAAACAGAGAGTCAAAACTCCCGAAGGAATTTTATTAAAAATGCAGCCTTAGCTTCTTCTGCCTTGATCGTGCCAAGGCACGTATTGGGTGGCGTGGGCTTTACCGCTCCCAGTGACCAGCTGAATATTGCGGCCATTGGTGCCGGTGGAAAAGGGGCCAGTGATATCAAGAATGCATCTGTCAACGGTCGCGAAAGAGTAGTGGCTTTATGTGATGTGGATTTTTCCGGTTCTGCTTCCCAATCGGTAAAGAATTTTCCCAATGCCAAGCTTTATGCTGACTTCAGGGAAATGCTCGAAAAGGAAAAAGACATCGATGCAGTGACCATATCCACTCCTGATCACGTGCATGGACCGGCAGCGGCTTTTGCAATGGAAAGAGGTAAGCATGTTTATGTGCAAAAACCCATGACGCATAATATCCGCGAAGCCAGGCTCCTTACCCAAATGGCCCGTGATCAGAAAGTGGTCACCCAGATGGGAAACCAAGGGGGCTCTAACCCGCTCTTGAATTTGGTGCAGCAATGGATCGATTCAGATAAGTTGGGCAAAATTTCCAAAGTGGAAATCTGGACCAACCGTCCGGTTTGGCCGCAGGGCAATGCCTTTCCTCAGCCGGACCCAAGTAAGAAGCCTGATGATCTCGCTTGGGACCTGTGGCTGGGACCATCTCCAAAGATTCCCTACACGCCTAATCTCCATCCCTTCAATTGGAGAGGATGGTGGGATTATGGAACCGGTGCATTGGGGGATGTGGGGTGCCACTTGGTGGACATACCTTTCCGAACCCTGGGACTACATTATCCAAAAGCCGCGGAATGTAGCGTAGGAGCTGTATATACTAATATGTGGACGCCGGATTACCATCCAGAAGGTTGCCCTGCGTCGTCTTTCATCTCCCTGAAATTTGACGCTACGAAGAAGAGCAAATCTCCGATAGAAATGACCTGGAGTGATGGCGGTATACGGCCTGCACACCCTGATATTATTCCTGCAGACCATGACATTGGCGGTACTGACAGTGCCAATGGCGTGCTCATCATTGGAGAAAAGGGAATCATCTCTACCAATATCAATGACAGCAGTCCCTTGATGCCTAAGCTGTATTTGAATGATGGCACTACAGAGTTTGGCCCACAGACAGAGGATTTTCCAGAACCGGAATACGGCCACCAGCGCAAGTGGGTGGATGCTTGTAAAGCGGGTTTTGCCAGCAAGGAACATAAGGAACTTACCTCCTCGTTTGACTATGCCGGCCCGATGACAGAGACGGTGCTGATGGGCAATCTGGCTATTAGAAGCTATATGCTCAGAAGGGAAAACAGCAATGGAGGCATGGAATTTTATGGCCGCAAGAAGTTGCTTTGGGATGGTGACAAAATGCTCATCACTAACCTGGAAGAAGCCAATCAGTTTGTCGGTCGTACCTATCGCGACGGCTGGAAAGTATAA
- the ftsY gene encoding signal recognition particle-docking protein FtsY has translation MGIFGFFSKDKKESLDKGLEKTSENLFSKLGKAVIGKSKVDDEVLDELEEILITSDVGVDTTIKVIQRIEERVARDKYVNTAELDKILRQEIVGLLEESNEEDLSNFELPKDKKPYVIMVVGVNGVGKTTTIGKLAHQFKNAGKSVVLGAADTFRAAAVDQLILWGERVDVPVVSHGMNADPASVAFDTVKKGVDMGADVVIVDTAGRLHTKVNLMNELSKIKRVMQKFIDDAPHEILLVLDGSTGQNAFIQAKEFTKATEINALAITKLDGTAKGGVVIGISDQFKIPVKYIGVGEKMTDLQIFNRTEFVDSLFKKKL, from the coding sequence ATGGGAATTTTTGGATTTTTTTCTAAAGATAAAAAAGAAAGCCTCGACAAAGGGCTTGAGAAAACCAGCGAAAACCTCTTCTCCAAGCTTGGTAAGGCTGTCATTGGTAAGTCCAAGGTGGATGATGAAGTCTTGGATGAGCTGGAAGAAATTTTGATCACTTCTGATGTCGGCGTGGATACCACCATAAAGGTGATCCAGCGCATCGAGGAGCGCGTGGCCCGTGACAAATACGTCAATACGGCCGAATTGGATAAGATCCTTCGCCAAGAGATCGTCGGACTCCTGGAAGAAAGCAACGAAGAGGACCTTTCCAATTTTGAATTGCCCAAGGACAAAAAGCCCTATGTCATCATGGTCGTGGGCGTAAATGGCGTCGGTAAGACCACAACCATCGGCAAACTGGCCCATCAGTTCAAAAATGCAGGGAAATCCGTGGTGCTTGGTGCTGCAGATACTTTCCGTGCCGCTGCGGTGGACCAACTGATCCTTTGGGGGGAGCGGGTGGATGTGCCGGTGGTATCCCATGGCATGAATGCAGATCCGGCCTCGGTCGCATTTGACACAGTGAAAAAAGGCGTGGACATGGGAGCGGATGTCGTGATCGTGGACACGGCGGGAAGGCTGCATACCAAGGTCAACCTGATGAATGAACTGAGCAAGATCAAGCGGGTGATGCAGAAGTTTATCGATGATGCCCCACACGAAATTTTGCTGGTATTGGACGGATCCACTGGCCAAAATGCCTTTATCCAAGCCAAGGAGTTTACCAAGGCAACCGAAATCAATGCACTGGCCATTACTAAGCTCGATGGTACCGCAAAGGGCGGTGTGGTGATCGGGATTTCGGACCAGTTTAAGATTCCAGTGAAGTATATCGGCGTAGGTGAAAAAATGACCGATTTGCAGATTTTTAACAGGACGGAGTTTGTGGATTCGTTGTTCAAAAAGAAATTGTAG
- the rpmB gene encoding 50S ribosomal protein L28 — translation MAKVCDITGKRPRVGNNVSHANNKTKRKFYPNLHKKSFYVPEEDAWITLKVSSKALRTINKKGISAVLKEAQAAGHIIIK, via the coding sequence ATGGCAAAAGTTTGTGACATCACCGGTAAAAGACCTCGAGTAGGTAATAATGTATCGCACGCGAACAACAAGACCAAGCGTAAGTTTTATCCTAACCTGCACAAGAAGAGTTTCTACGTGCCAGAGGAAGATGCTTGGATCACGTTGAAGGTTTCTTCAAAAGCGTTGAGGACAATTAACAAAAAGGGCATCAGCGCTGTTTTGAAAGAGGCTCAAGCAGCAGGGCACATTATCATTAAGTAA
- a CDS encoding DUF4295 domain-containing protein, with the protein MAKKVVATLKKEGGVTYAKVIKAVKSDKTGAYTFREEMVPTTEVKDTLAK; encoded by the coding sequence ATGGCTAAGAAAGTAGTAGCAACCCTGAAAAAAGAAGGTGGTGTAACTTACGCTAAGGTGATCAAGGCAGTGAAGTCTGATAAAACCGGTGCGTACACTTTCAGAGAAGAAATGGTACCTACCACTGAGGTGAAGGATACCCTTGCAAAATAA
- the rpmG gene encoding 50S ribosomal protein L33: MAKKGNRVQVILECTEHKNSGVPGTSRYITTKNRKNTTERLELKKYNPILKKVTVHKEIK; encoded by the coding sequence ATGGCTAAGAAAGGTAACAGAGTTCAAGTGATTTTGGAATGTACAGAGCACAAGAACAGTGGTGTTCCAGGCACTTCAAGATATATCACGACCAAAAACCGTAAGAATACTACTGAGCGATTGGAGCTTAAAAAGTACAACCCAATCCTTAAGAAAGTAACGGTTCATAAAGAAATTAAATAA
- the rocD gene encoding ornithine--oxo-acid transaminase, with product MMEPITSSQQAIELENNYGAHNYHPLPVVLSRGEGVFMWDVEGKKYYDFLSSYSAVNQGHCHPRILQTLIDQAGTLTLTSRAFHNDVLGPFEKFLTEYFGFDKVLPMNTGAEGVETAIKIARKWGYEKKGIPENKGTIIVAKNNFHGRTTTVISFSNDETARKNFGPYTPGFITIPHDDIDALKEILNSSKNIIGYLVEPIQGEAGVYVPKEGYLKEVAATCKEHGVLFIADEIQTGIARTGKLLACDHENVKPDMLILGKAISGGFYPVSAVLADDHIMEVIQPGQHGSTFGGNPLGAKVAMTALNVVKDEKLAENADKLGKLFRERMQKLVDKSDLVKLVRGKGLLNAVVINDTEDSDTAWKLCLALKENGLLAKPTHGNIIRFAPPLVINEEQLHDCCDIIEKTISNFQK from the coding sequence ATGATGGAACCAATAACCTCAAGTCAGCAAGCCATTGAGCTGGAAAACAACTATGGCGCCCACAATTACCACCCACTGCCTGTTGTCCTATCCAGAGGAGAAGGCGTTTTTATGTGGGATGTGGAAGGTAAAAAATATTATGATTTTCTTTCATCTTATTCCGCAGTAAACCAAGGACACTGCCATCCACGGATTCTCCAGACCCTCATCGACCAGGCCGGCACCCTCACACTCACCTCAAGGGCATTCCACAATGACGTGTTGGGACCATTTGAAAAATTCCTCACCGAATATTTCGGCTTTGACAAGGTATTGCCCATGAATACGGGAGCAGAAGGTGTAGAGACAGCCATCAAGATCGCCAGAAAGTGGGGTTATGAAAAAAAAGGCATTCCCGAAAACAAAGGCACCATCATTGTGGCCAAAAATAATTTCCACGGTAGGACCACCACGGTCATCTCTTTTTCCAATGACGAAACAGCCCGAAAAAACTTCGGTCCCTACACCCCTGGTTTTATCACCATCCCTCATGATGACATCGACGCTCTTAAGGAAATACTGAATTCCTCCAAGAACATTATCGGCTACTTAGTGGAACCTATTCAGGGAGAAGCTGGCGTATATGTCCCTAAGGAAGGCTATCTTAAAGAAGTAGCTGCCACCTGTAAAGAACACGGGGTGCTATTCATCGCCGATGAGATCCAGACAGGCATTGCCAGGACAGGAAAACTGCTGGCCTGCGACCATGAAAACGTAAAACCCGACATGCTTATATTAGGGAAGGCCATTTCAGGCGGATTCTATCCTGTGTCAGCAGTATTGGCAGATGACCACATCATGGAAGTCATCCAACCGGGACAACACGGTTCCACTTTCGGGGGGAATCCACTAGGTGCCAAAGTAGCCATGACTGCTCTCAATGTGGTCAAGGATGAGAAATTAGCCGAAAACGCTGACAAGCTCGGTAAACTGTTCAGGGAGCGCATGCAGAAGCTGGTGGACAAATCCGACCTGGTCAAGCTAGTGCGCGGCAAGGGCTTATTGAACGCCGTCGTCATTAATGACACTGAAGACAGCGACACGGCCTGGAAGCTTTGCCTAGCACTCAAAGAAAATGGACTTTTGGCAAAACCGACCCATGGAAACATTATCCGTTTTGCTCCACCACTGGTCATCAACGAAGAACAACTTCACGATTGTTGCGACATTATCGAAAAGACCATATCAAATTTCCAAAAGTAA
- a CDS encoding SusC/RagA family TonB-linked outer membrane protein codes for MSKLLSNFKLGVILLCIFVSTIAPLSFAFGQSTPVSGKVTDAENGESIPGVSISQKGTTKGTITDLDGNYTLEVSEDATLVFSFIGYATQEIPLNGRSTINVSMETDITGLEEVVVVGYGTQKKQDLTGAVSVVKMEEMTQQPSPQLTSQLQGRVSGVTITGSGQPGQAPEIKIRGVNTFGNNTPLFIVDGVPSPNINDINPNDVETMQVLKDAGAASIYGSRAANGVIIVTTKKGRGDVKVNYNMYIGSQQVQGGNPWDILSSQEMADLKFMALRNTNPGGTINDDQYGSGPDPVLPNYIAPVGAQTVDEALYNVNPYYTDPQALDNFYRIVEANKTGTNWFQEIFDPARIQSHNLSVNGGSDKGSYFFSMSYFDQQGTLDNTYLKRYTIRSNTSFNVTDNIRIGENLTYSISENPTIDNLTEGSAIGMAFRQQPIIPVYDIMGNFAGSFGSGLGNAKNPVAIQERTKNNRGVASRLFGNVFAEVDFLEHFTARTSFGGQYYSNSYNSFQFPEYENAENLNVNQYTEGSNFNFNYTWTNTLTYKREFNERHDLTVLLGTEAYKNNGRDMEAFTQGYFSFDPDYVTLTNGSGTQQHSSSVYRDALFSLFGRVDYTYDDKYILSATVRRDGSSRFLNEQYGVFPAVSAGWRISEESFMPENGWVDDLKIRGGYGIMGNQLNVAPGNAYSTYEGNRNASYYPIDASNSTISEGFQEQRIGNPDAKWEQNINSNIGIDASLWQGKVQLTLDYYNKTVDDLLYNPEVIGTKGAAEPPYINIAKMTNRGFDMDASTYFNLATDLTFTTTLSFTTYSNEIVKIADGVPYFDQEGRRFNGSNIIRNQVGHPVSEFYGYQVVGFWNSQEEVNNANASAAEITGDPEALYQDGIGLGRFKYQDTDGDGIITPDDRTALGDPNPKFTYGINLGLEYRNWDFSMFLYGVSGNDIWNNVKWWTDFYSSFQGAKSHAALYDSWTPENMNATAPIQETTGSFSTAGVPNSYFVENGSYLRARQTQIGYTFDQAFLDRYHIGGLRLYAQAANLFTITNYSGLDPEISGGTTSFGIDEGQYPNQRQFIFGLNLTF; via the coding sequence ATGTCTAAATTATTATCCAATTTTAAATTGGGGGTGATACTGCTATGCATTTTTGTAAGTACCATCGCCCCTTTATCATTTGCCTTTGGGCAGTCAACTCCAGTATCCGGAAAGGTTACTGATGCAGAGAATGGAGAATCCATTCCTGGCGTAAGTATCTCCCAAAAAGGGACCACAAAAGGCACCATTACCGATCTGGACGGGAACTACACCCTAGAGGTCAGCGAAGACGCTACGCTGGTATTTTCATTTATCGGATATGCCACCCAAGAAATCCCCCTAAACGGGCGGTCAACGATCAATGTATCCATGGAAACAGACATTACAGGACTGGAAGAAGTGGTGGTCGTGGGATATGGCACGCAGAAAAAGCAAGACCTTACGGGCGCCGTCTCTGTGGTAAAAATGGAGGAAATGACCCAGCAGCCCAGCCCCCAACTTACCAGCCAACTCCAAGGGCGTGTTTCCGGGGTGACCATCACTGGCTCAGGCCAACCGGGACAAGCACCCGAGATCAAGATTCGCGGCGTCAACACCTTTGGCAATAACACCCCGCTATTTATCGTGGATGGTGTACCTAGCCCAAACATCAACGACATTAACCCCAACGATGTCGAAACCATGCAAGTTCTTAAAGATGCCGGCGCTGCCTCCATCTATGGATCGCGGGCGGCCAACGGGGTAATCATCGTGACCACTAAAAAAGGACGTGGAGACGTCAAGGTCAATTACAACATGTACATTGGCTCTCAGCAGGTACAAGGAGGCAATCCCTGGGACATCCTCTCTTCCCAAGAGATGGCGGATTTAAAATTCATGGCCTTGAGAAACACCAACCCGGGCGGAACCATCAATGACGATCAATACGGCAGTGGCCCTGATCCAGTCCTCCCGAACTACATTGCTCCTGTCGGGGCACAAACCGTAGATGAAGCACTTTATAATGTCAATCCCTACTATACAGACCCACAGGCACTCGACAATTTCTACCGGATCGTGGAAGCCAACAAAACCGGCACCAACTGGTTTCAGGAAATATTTGACCCCGCAAGGATCCAAAGTCACAACCTTTCTGTAAACGGCGGGAGTGACAAGGGAAGCTATTTCTTCTCCATGAGCTATTTTGATCAGCAAGGCACCCTGGACAACACCTACCTGAAGCGCTACACCATTAGATCAAACACATCCTTTAATGTCACGGACAATATTCGGATTGGAGAAAACCTGACCTATTCAATTTCTGAAAACCCAACAATCGACAACCTGACAGAAGGAAGTGCGATTGGCATGGCTTTCAGGCAGCAGCCAATCATCCCGGTGTATGATATCATGGGGAATTTTGCAGGCTCGTTTGGTTCCGGATTGGGTAATGCCAAAAATCCCGTAGCCATTCAGGAACGGACCAAAAACAACCGAGGGGTAGCTTCTAGACTCTTTGGAAACGTATTTGCTGAAGTAGATTTCTTGGAGCATTTTACCGCAAGGACGAGTTTTGGTGGACAATATTACAGCAACTCCTATAACAGCTTCCAATTCCCCGAATATGAAAACGCTGAAAACCTCAACGTAAACCAGTATACCGAAGGATCAAATTTTAACTTCAACTATACATGGACAAATACCCTTACCTATAAAAGGGAATTTAACGAGCGCCATGACCTGACCGTCTTGCTCGGCACCGAGGCCTACAAAAACAACGGCAGGGACATGGAAGCCTTTACGCAGGGATACTTTTCCTTTGACCCGGACTATGTCACCCTGACCAACGGATCTGGCACCCAGCAGCACTCCAGCTCGGTTTATAGAGATGCGCTATTCTCCCTATTTGGCAGAGTGGACTATACCTATGATGACAAATACATCCTCAGTGCCACTGTCAGAAGAGATGGCTCTTCGCGGTTTCTTAATGAACAATATGGTGTATTCCCTGCTGTAAGTGCAGGATGGAGGATTTCGGAAGAAAGCTTTATGCCGGAGAATGGCTGGGTCGACGACCTCAAAATCCGTGGTGGATACGGCATTATGGGCAACCAGCTCAATGTAGCACCAGGCAATGCTTATTCCACTTATGAAGGCAATAGGAATGCTTCCTATTATCCTATTGACGCAAGCAACTCAACTATTTCGGAAGGATTTCAGGAACAACGAATCGGTAACCCCGATGCCAAATGGGAGCAAAACATCAACTCCAACATCGGGATAGACGCCAGCCTGTGGCAGGGCAAAGTTCAGCTGACCCTGGATTACTATAACAAAACTGTGGATGATCTGCTCTACAATCCGGAAGTCATCGGAACCAAAGGTGCTGCAGAACCTCCTTATATCAACATCGCCAAAATGACCAATAGAGGTTTTGACATGGATGCCAGCACTTACTTTAACTTGGCTACGGACCTGACATTTACGACCACACTATCGTTCACGACCTACAGTAATGAAATCGTAAAAATCGCAGACGGCGTACCGTATTTTGACCAAGAGGGAAGAAGGTTTAACGGAAGCAATATCATCCGAAACCAAGTAGGCCATCCAGTGAGTGAATTCTACGGCTACCAAGTGGTTGGGTTCTGGAATTCCCAAGAGGAAGTAAACAATGCCAACGCCTCGGCGGCAGAGATCACAGGAGACCCTGAAGCCCTCTACCAAGATGGCATTGGCTTGGGAAGGTTTAAATACCAAGACACTGACGGTGACGGCATCATCACACCCGATGACAGAACTGCCTTGGGTGATCCTAATCCAAAATTCACCTACGGCATCAACCTTGGGCTGGAATACCGCAATTGGGATTTCAGCATGTTCCTGTATGGTGTAAGCGGTAATGACATCTGGAACAATGTAAAATGGTGGACGGACTTCTACAGCTCCTTCCAAGGAGCCAAAAGCCACGCAGCCCTTTACGATTCCTGGACGCCTGAAAACATGAATGCGACAGCCCCTATTCAGGAGACCACTGGCTCATTTAGTACGGCGGGTGTACCCAACTCCTATTTTGTCGAAAACGGCAGCTACCTGAGGGCTCGTCAGACACAGATCGGCTACACCTTTGACCAAGCCTTCCTTGACCGATACCATATCGGAGGATTACGGCTATATGCCCAGGCCGCCAACCTGTTTACGATCACCAATTATTCGGGATTGGATCCTGAGATATCCGGTGGTACGACCAGTTTTGGAATCGATGAGGGGCAATACCCTAATCAACGTCAATTCATCTTTGGTCTCAACTTAACGTTCTAA
- a CDS encoding RagB/SusD family nutrient uptake outer membrane protein, which translates to MKYATIKYFILGIILISFMPSCSDEFLDQPALGALGDDVLATRDGVNKLLIGAYAALDGQGEGGTDALGGGNGWEAAPENWIYGTVAGGEASKGSFAGDQPAIDPIVNFYSSPSNGFFNTKWKATFEGIKRANNVLKLIPNVEELTDSERQNIAGQARFLRGHFYFELKKMFNMVPWIDETTEDPNQPNDQDIWPMIEADFQFAYENLPPTQPEFARANKWAAAAYLGKTYLYQKKYQEANTVFKEVIETGVNPAGTKYALLDKFADNFDAAKENNAETIFDIQMVANSGTGTISNSNSGNMLNFPYNSPFRCCGFYQPTQNLVNSFKTDASSGLPFLDSYNQDPVKSDMGITSAQAFEPYTGSLDPRLDWTVGRRGVPYHDWGHHPGQSWVRDQTYGGPYAPKKTIYWQATQDLYADQSSWAPGTAINVHIIRYADVILMCAETEAQLGNLTEAMNLVNQIRTRAMNPDGFLKTYIDESTPMDGFTNTPAANYTIEPYTVAQFGSQEEALKAIYFERKLELAMEGHRFFDLVRWGIAEQELNAYFNYQGSVTQDVKDGNFSAPKNNYYPIPQRQIDLSVKDGEPVLKQNPGYN; encoded by the coding sequence ATGAAATACGCAACTATTAAATATTTTATACTGGGCATTATACTCATCAGTTTTATGCCATCATGTTCGGATGAATTCCTGGATCAACCGGCCTTGGGAGCGTTGGGAGACGATGTACTGGCCACCCGTGACGGAGTAAACAAGCTTCTGATCGGAGCTTACGCTGCACTGGACGGACAAGGCGAGGGAGGCACGGACGCCCTGGGGGGCGGCAACGGCTGGGAAGCCGCTCCTGAAAACTGGATTTACGGAACCGTAGCTGGTGGAGAAGCTTCCAAGGGCAGCTTTGCCGGTGACCAACCAGCGATTGACCCGATTGTCAACTTCTACTCCAGTCCCTCCAATGGCTTCTTCAACACCAAATGGAAAGCCACTTTTGAGGGAATAAAAAGGGCAAACAATGTCCTGAAACTAATCCCCAATGTGGAAGAACTGACAGATAGTGAAAGGCAAAATATCGCAGGTCAAGCCAGGTTTCTACGTGGACACTTCTACTTTGAGCTTAAGAAGATGTTCAATATGGTACCTTGGATCGATGAAACCACTGAAGACCCCAACCAGCCCAACGACCAGGACATCTGGCCGATGATCGAAGCGGATTTTCAGTTTGCCTATGAAAACCTACCGCCTACACAGCCTGAGTTTGCCCGGGCCAATAAATGGGCGGCAGCGGCTTATCTGGGCAAGACTTACTTGTACCAGAAAAAATACCAAGAAGCCAATACCGTCTTTAAGGAGGTCATCGAAACCGGTGTCAATCCTGCCGGTACCAAATATGCTTTGCTGGACAAATTTGCCGACAACTTCGACGCAGCCAAGGAAAATAACGCAGAGACTATCTTTGATATCCAGATGGTGGCCAATTCAGGCACCGGCACCATCTCCAATTCTAACTCGGGAAACATGCTGAATTTCCCATATAACAGCCCGTTCAGGTGCTGCGGCTTTTACCAGCCCACTCAGAATTTGGTCAATTCATTCAAGACAGACGCTTCATCGGGTCTTCCCTTCTTGGATAGTTATAACCAAGACCCAGTAAAATCAGACATGGGAATCACCTCCGCCCAGGCTTTTGAACCGTATACCGGATCGCTTGACCCGAGGCTGGACTGGACAGTAGGCAGAAGGGGAGTGCCTTACCATGACTGGGGCCATCACCCCGGACAAAGCTGGGTCAGGGACCAAACCTATGGTGGCCCCTACGCGCCCAAAAAGACCATCTATTGGCAGGCCACCCAAGACCTTTATGCAGACCAAAGCTCTTGGGCTCCGGGCACGGCCATCAATGTCCATATCATCCGCTATGCTGATGTGATCCTGATGTGTGCCGAAACCGAGGCACAACTGGGCAATCTCACCGAAGCCATGAACCTGGTCAACCAAATCAGGACTAGGGCCATGAACCCGGATGGTTTTTTAAAGACCTATATCGATGAAAGCACCCCTATGGATGGATTTACCAATACCCCCGCTGCCAATTACACCATTGAGCCTTATACCGTTGCCCAGTTTGGCAGTCAAGAAGAGGCATTGAAGGCCATTTACTTTGAAAGAAAGCTGGAACTGGCCATGGAAGGCCATCGCTTCTTTGATTTGGTGAGATGGGGAATCGCCGAGCAAGAGCTGAATGCATACTTTAACTATCAGGGAAGCGTTACCCAAGATGTCAAAGACGGCAACTTCAGTGCTCCCAAAAACAATTATTACCCCATTCCTCAACGTCAAATCGACCTGAGCGTAAAAGACGGGGAGCCAGTGCTCAAGCAAAATCCAGGCTATAATTAA
- the hemB gene encoding porphobilinogen synthase, translated as MYKRPRRNRKSAAIRNMVEETRLSPKDFIFPLFVIDGINQKEEVASMPGIYRHSTDLLLKEIEECMELGIQSFDIFPAYPESKKDKKATESYNPETFYLKAISKVKSSFPEACIMTDVAMDPYSSDGHDGILKNGKILNDETLEVLAKMAVAQAQAGADIIGPSDMMDGRVGYLREALDKAGHTEVSIMSYTAKYASAFYNPFRDALDSAPKAGDKKTYQMDPANLHEALIEAELDEAEGADFLMVKPALAYLDVIRLLKENSNLPIAAYNVSGEYSMIKAAHEKGWLDGENAMLETLLSIKRAGANIILSYFAKEYAKLYK; from the coding sequence ATGTATAAAAGACCCCGCAGAAACCGGAAATCTGCAGCAATCCGAAACATGGTGGAAGAAACCCGGCTTTCGCCAAAAGACTTTATCTTTCCACTATTCGTCATTGATGGCATCAATCAAAAGGAAGAAGTCGCTTCCATGCCCGGCATATACCGCCACTCTACCGACCTTCTACTTAAAGAGATAGAAGAATGCATGGAACTTGGCATCCAGTCCTTTGATATTTTCCCCGCTTATCCAGAGAGCAAAAAGGACAAAAAGGCTACAGAAAGTTACAATCCTGAGACCTTTTACCTGAAGGCCATCAGCAAGGTCAAGTCATCCTTTCCAGAAGCCTGCATCATGACTGATGTGGCCATGGACCCTTACAGCTCTGACGGACATGACGGCATCCTGAAAAACGGCAAGATCCTAAACGACGAAACACTGGAAGTACTGGCCAAGATGGCTGTAGCACAGGCACAGGCCGGAGCAGACATCATCGGCCCCTCCGATATGATGGACGGACGTGTAGGCTACCTTCGCGAGGCACTGGACAAGGCCGGGCATACAGAAGTATCCATCATGTCCTATACTGCCAAGTACGCCAGTGCATTCTACAATCCCTTCAGGGACGCCCTGGATTCCGCGCCAAAGGCAGGAGACAAAAAAACCTACCAAATGGACCCAGCCAATCTTCATGAAGCATTGATAGAAGCAGAACTGGATGAAGCAGAGGGAGCCGACTTCTTAATGGTTAAACCTGCATTGGCCTATCTTGACGTCATCAGGCTCCTTAAGGAAAACTCCAACCTACCTATTGCCGCCTATAACGTAAGCGGTGAATACTCCATGATCAAGGCTGCACATGAAAAAGGGTGGCTTGACGGAGAAAACGCCATGCTGGAGACCCTTTTAAGCATCAAAAGAGCAGGGGCCAATATCATCCTTAGTTATTTTGCCAAAGAATACGCGAAGCTTTACAAATAA